A stretch of the Malus sylvestris chromosome 10, drMalSylv7.2, whole genome shotgun sequence genome encodes the following:
- the LOC126585437 gene encoding uncharacterized protein LOC126585437 isoform X2, which produces MVHLFMALPAIEDRIDVKRIHNCRSLSLLSSADSLNCNNLFCNTCTVKSMKLGSICPVYKIPYRRRGTGKTTLSTDHNQYLIGDDEHCWSNNGVSNIKGGCYANAKCIDLLEDKEPDIWNAIKFGTGSWWITRKRCSNRKRSTFLRQRLYSMSMERASPDNGVLYRYNLISLPLALSLSLSPSL; this is translated from the exons ATGGTTCACCTCTTTATGGCATTACCTGCTATTGAGGACAGAATTGATGTCAAACGCATTCATAACTGTCGAAG TTTGAGTCTACTCAGTTCTGCGGATTCACTCAATTGCAATAATCTCTTCTGCAA CACTTGCACCGTGAAATCGATGAAATTGGGTTCCATTTGTCCAGTTTATAAAATTCCATATCGACGCAGAG GTACTGGGAAGACTACTCTGTCTACGGATCATAATCAGTATCTGATTGGAGATGATGAGCACTGCTGGAGCAACAATGGTGTGTCAAACATTAAAGGTGGTTGCTATGCCAATGCCAAGTGCATTGATTTGTTAGAGGACAAGGAACCAGATATTTGGAATGCTATCAAATTTGGGACTG GATCTTGGTGGATCACTAGGAAGAGATGCAGCAACCGGAAGAGGAGTACTTTTTTGCGACAGAGGCTTTACTCAATGAGTATGGAAAGAGCATCTCCGGACAACGGTGTGTTATACAG
- the LOC126585437 gene encoding uncharacterized protein LOC126585437 isoform X1, translating to MNGKLTYLGLINCIKSLYLLKPYIISLSLLSSADSLNCNNLFCNTCTVKSMKLGSICPVYKIPYRRRGTGKTTLSTDHNQYLIGDDEHCWSNNGVSNIKGGCYANAKCIDLLEDKEPDIWNAIKFGTGSWWITRKRCSNRKRSTFLRQRLYSMSMERASPDNGVLYRYNLISLPLALSLSLSPSL from the exons ATGAATGGCAAGCTTACGTATCTTGGACTCATAAATTGCATAAAGTCTTTGTATCTGTTAAAGCCATATATTATTAG TTTGAGTCTACTCAGTTCTGCGGATTCACTCAATTGCAATAATCTCTTCTGCAA CACTTGCACCGTGAAATCGATGAAATTGGGTTCCATTTGTCCAGTTTATAAAATTCCATATCGACGCAGAG GTACTGGGAAGACTACTCTGTCTACGGATCATAATCAGTATCTGATTGGAGATGATGAGCACTGCTGGAGCAACAATGGTGTGTCAAACATTAAAGGTGGTTGCTATGCCAATGCCAAGTGCATTGATTTGTTAGAGGACAAGGAACCAGATATTTGGAATGCTATCAAATTTGGGACTG GATCTTGGTGGATCACTAGGAAGAGATGCAGCAACCGGAAGAGGAGTACTTTTTTGCGACAGAGGCTTTACTCAATGAGTATGGAAAGAGCATCTCCGGACAACGGTGTGTTATACAG